The nucleotide window GATACCTCTACCTCCTTCTTTGTCAAAAAGCAGTCCTCAGAAAGCACATCTGCCGATGCTCCTCAACAAATACAAGAGAAAGGTCACAAATGCTTAGAGGACTCACAGACTACAGCCTCAATAGAACGTGATACGCAGTACGTACTCGACAGAGAACAAGCCgcagaagaggaagcgcaaaggcgagatgagcttTCCAcagctcaagatcgactGCGGGAATTTTTCTCCAAGGCCAAACAGAGCAGTAGCGCTCTCGCCTCACCCAAAGTCACATCTGCATCTATCCCAGAGGCTGAGAGTCCGACGCCTGAAGACGAGGCATATGCAGCCATCGAAGGAACACGATCAAGGTCGGAGATCGAAAGGAATCAAGAAACAGTCGCATCTGTGTCCGATACGTCTTTGACATCTCCCAAGTTTACGCGTCCCACTCTTGCTCAACTTCAAAGTGTAGAATTGGATCAATTTGCCGGACTCTACCAGTCTCAGACTGCCTGGAATCCGAACCAAGACATTGTGCTCATGCAAGATGGTCCCGAGCGCAAGTCGTTGGTTCGCGAGGGGCTTATGCAAGGTGGTCGACAATACATTGTTGTCATCTTGGATGGGGACAATCTGCTCTTCGATCCTCGTCTACTGAACAAAGGCTACGAAGGAGGCAAGTTCTTCTGTGAGGAGCTACGTCAACGCATCGCCAAGAAGCATCGCTTGATACCACAAAAGCTCGATCTACGCATCCGCTTTTTCTCTTCCCAGAATGCGCTAGCCAGCGTCCTTTACCAAAAGCGAGTGGTTAGGAAGGAGCTTCTCTTCGACTTTCTACAAGCCTTGACGGACGCTAATCTGAACAACTATGTCGTCAATGTTGGACGGGGGTTTCAAGCAGCCGATCTGCGAGTCAAGGCCGCTTTGGTTGATGCGATCCTAGATCCAGGATGCTTTCGTGCTTATTTGGGAGGCTTGGATGATTTCGGATATAAAGAAGATCTCAATGCGATCCATGAAATGGGTCTTCTTGAAAGCAGGGTTCACTTGATTCAAGTGCCAGGCTACGCCGTCGAGTCCAAGGTGTACAAGCGATATGCGCATCGGGCGATCGACCTCGATTACCTGTTCAAGAATCAAGAGACTGCTCTGCGGAGCATGGAGAATTATGTAAGTGTGGTCGGATCCGGACGGCAGATCTGGGGGCGCCAAGAATCTTCGTCTCGCCCTCGTGGCCAAACACTCTCGGCTAAAAGCTAGGCATAAGTTGTAAGCCGCAACCCTGCCAGCTCCCAGCTTATTCTTGAGCCCTGTCAGCTCTCTGAGTTGCTGagagatgcagcagcattaTCATACTAACATTTCCTCTCTCGTTATCCTTTTATTTTTTGGGGGAGCTCGCTGCGCCTTGTTACGCATCATCTTCTCGCGTGCACAGAATCGTGAGGCGTTTGACACCGTTGATGAAGTGACAAAGACGACTACGTCGACACCGTGCGTCTTTTACCATCTCACCGAAAAGGGCTGCTTGCAAGGTGATATGTGCACTTACTCGCATGAGCCCATCTCAACAGCTCACAAAGAGGGTATCAGATTTCGGCTCAAGCATCGAAAGTGTCCTACCCTCTCAAGGGGTGAGGAATGTCACTTTGGCGACGATTGTCTTTTTGCGTAAGTTTCTCGCTTCTCCCTTCTTGGATTCCATTGCCCGGTCCTCCGTTTTGTCCATTGTTTTCCGGCGgcgtcgagcatggcaaCAAGCGGACTCTCAACGGTGGCGAAAATGTCAGATGGTTCCGAGCAGACGTCTGACCTATCTAGACCCTTTCCGCATGCCCCTTCTTGAACGACAGGCACTGATCTCGCTTGCGACACGATTTGAAGCCGTCATGGAACCAGCATCATCTATCAAGCGCTGCCAACACCGCACTCCGATCACGAATACTGTTGCATCAGGATGTCACCTTGGCGCAAGGCCGGGGCCGTTCATAAGGACAGAGACTACAATTTAGCTTAACATGACATTTCCGGATTGACTGGCTCACTGATGACATTATGGGTCAACCAGCTCACGGAATTAACCATCGGCAGACGTTATCAGTTCCGTTCAGCAATTCGGTACAGGAACGACAACGATGACTTGGAGGCACATGGTCACACCGTCTAAAACACCCGGCTTTGCCAGGTACACAGATCGCCGAAATGATGGACAGGGGGAGTTTGACTATCCCACGTGTGCTGGGCGGCACAGGTCTTGGCATCCTCAGCCATTGGGAGCTTGCCATTTTCAAGACTGCTCGTTGTATGCTCGTCTGTCTTTCGGAGCAAGCCTCTCCGGTCCTTCAGTTTCATCATTGCAAGTCGACCGTAACCCAAAATGGATCAGCATTGTACTATAAATCAGTGTACACCTTAACTGGGGCTCTCATGATGAGTTGATCGCTTTTAGCAAGACATCGGCACGTTCTCTTGTCACCATTTTGATAAACGTTGGTTATCGTCATCCTCTCAAGTTTGatggcaatcgtgattgctacTGGCTGATTTGACTGCAATCGCGACTATTTTAGACCAAACTCGAGACTTGTATTGCCAAAGCGAAGAATCTAAACACGACGTCGAAAGCAAAAATGTGAGTATAAATCTCCGGAGGGGACAGAACAGAAGCGGAGAAATAGGCAGCACATCAGCGTGGTAGCCTAAATCGGCAAGTAGTCTCCACATGCCAAGCCCGTCATCAGACTTACGTCAATTTGCGTGACCGTCTCATATGTAGGCACCTGAAGAGAGCAAGAATATACAcgtcttggcagcatcttggcacAAGCTGTACCAGGTCTTTTGACAGGCCAAGCGCCATCCTCGAAGCTTGCTCAACGTTTGCAACCAGAAATTTCGAACCATCCGCAAAGGTCTTGGCCTGCTTCTTTTATCTTCTCTGCCGTATCCGGTTACAGGTTCTGTATTCCTTCTGCATCGTGCCTGGCACAtttgctgcttcttcgaATCACCATTTCCCGCTAACTAGCCACAACTAGCCCTCAATGATGACGCATTAACTCGCTCACTCCGCCCTGAGCGTCGCTAAACTCCGCTGAGCTGACCCACTATCTTTTTGTTACTGTCTGCTGGATCCTTGATATTTCTCGCTTTCAAGCTGCCACAGTGATGGCGCACTCTTCGCTTGTGCTTCAGTGCTTACGGCCAGATGCCAATGGCTGCGTTGCTGATTATCACTTATCTGCAGAAATCGTCAATGATGCCGCCCGCCGCGGTCTTGGCATTCAGCAGCCACGCTTTGCGGACACCAAGCGCGTGGCCTTGGTCAAGTAGTGTCATCGCTATCCTGAAATGATGCGCAACCCTCTGTGACTCTGAAACTGCTTGCTCGCGATCAGTATGCCTCTTCCAAAGCCCAGACACAGCACAAGTGCCCTGAACTTGATATCTTATGTCGGCTGCCTTCGGTCTTGGCTTTTCTTTCCGGCTCTTTCCAGGGTCCCGTCCTCCCTGTATCTCAGAAAGCGTTAGTGGGACCGATCCAAAGTTGTAAGGTATATAACCTCGAGCCTCCGGCGGCTTCTTCAATCTCCTTCTTTCCACCAACCCCAACATCGATCAAGGCTAAACTATTTCCCCTTCCCTCAGCTCTATGCTCCCCCCTGCCTTCTCTCCATACCCTTCAACATTCCCGACTAGATTCAGGGACGCCACTTGCTCAACGCTCAAGCTTCCATAGCCCTCGAGCGGCCCTACATCAATCTACACATTCTGCTTGTCGACCTACCTGTCCGTGATAGGCGACTGAGCTCTCAGTTCAAGACAGCAGGTTCATCTCTTCGACCACGCCACTAGTTCAAGATGGTGCACAAGAAAGAAGACAAGTTCCCACGCAGCGACACCGTTCAAGGTCCCGATATTTCAATCGAAGATGCCCTCGAAGCAGCATGGCAGCACCACTACACCAGTGTGATGCGCGCTCTCGGCGTCGAAGATGCTGAACACGGTCTCAACAAGAAAGACATCGAGTCGCGACGCCAAGAGTTCGGTCAGAACATGCTCGAAGGTGGCGACGAGATCAGCATCTGGAAGATTATGGCGCACCAGATCGCAAACGCCATGACTTTGGTCCTCATCCTGGCCATGGGCGTCTCCCTCGGCATTGGCTCGTGGATCGAAGGTGGTGTGCTTGCCGGTGTCGTTGCTAtcaacatcatcgtcgGCTTCTTCCAGGAGCTTTCGGCTGAAAAGACCATGAACGCACTCCGTAATCTGGCTTCTCCTACGGCTCGCGTCATCCGCAATGGTGACGGCGAGACCATTTCTGCCAACGAGGTAGTACCAGGCGACATTATCGAGCTCACCACCGGTGACACGGTCCCTGCTGACTGCCGTCTCATCGATTCGATGAACTTCGAGACCGACGAAGCTCTGCTGACCGGTGAGTCGCTTCCAGTGGCCAAGGACCACAATCAAATTTACTCTGCCGGTGAAGatgttggtgttggcgaCCGACTCAACATGGCTTTCACCTCATCCACCGTTTCCAAGGGACGAGCCACGGGTGTTGTTGTCGGCACCGGAATGAACACCGAGATTGGCAAGATCGCCGACGCCCTCCGCGGTGCCGCCAAGGCTCAAAAGATCCGTGACGTCAAGCGCAACGCTTATGGCAAGGCCCTTCCCCACCATTACGTGCAGGCTGGTGCACTCACCATCTGggacaagatcaacaacTTCCTCGGCACCAACAAGGGAACTCCGCTCCAGCGTCGTCTTTCGCAGCTCGCTGTTGctctcttcttcgtcgctgTGCTCTTTGCCGTGATCGTATTTTTGTCCAACAACTGGACAGACAATGAAGTCATCATCTACGCAGTCGCCACCGGCGTTTCCATGATTCCTGCCTCGCTCACTGCCGTTCTCACCATCACTATGGCCATGGGCAGCAAAGCTAtggtcaagaagaacgTCATTGTCCGAaagctcgagtcgctcgaggCTCTTGGATCCATCAACGACATTTGCTCAGACAAGACCGGTACTCTCACCCAAGGAAAGATGGTCGTCCGCAAGGCTTGGGTTCCCGCTTCCGGCACCTACAGCGTTTCGGAGACCAACGAACCTTTCAACCCTACACTTGGCGAGGTCTCCGTCAACAATGTTGAACCTCGTGATGCCAAGGCAAGTAGAAACTCTGGTGAAGGAGAGGTTGTTGCTCGCTCTGGCAAGTCGGACAAGGTCAAGGGCAACGATCGCTTCGAAGACTTTATGAATGTTGCATCGCTCTGCAACCTAGCCACCGTGttcaaggacaaggagacCCACGCTTGGACTGCCCACGGCGACCCTACCGAATGTGCCATCCAGACCTTTGTGACGCGCTTCGCCTGGGGCCGACTCAAGCTGACCAAGGGTACCGATGCAGACAAGGAAGTCACCGAAAAGGACCGCACCGCGGCCAAGTGGACTCAAATTACCGAATACCCCTTCGACAGTTCTGTCAAGCGCATGGCCGTTACCTATGTCAACAATCAGGCTCAGGAGAGCTATGCGATGATGAAAGGTGCCGTCGAGCGTGTTCTTGAATCGTGCACCTCAGCGCAGACTGCTGAAGGCAAgatcgacttggacgaAA belongs to Mycosarcoma maydis chromosome 3, whole genome shotgun sequence and includes:
- a CDS encoding putative plasma membrane P-type ATPase; protein product: MVHKKEDKFPRSDTVQGPDISIEDALEAAWQHHYTSVMRALGVEDAEHGLNKKDIESRRQEFGQNMLEGGDEISIWKIMAHQIANAMTLVLILAMGVSLGIGSWIEGGVLAGVVAINIIVGFFQELSAEKTMNALRNLASPTARVIRNGDGETISANEVVPGDIIELTTGDTVPADCRLIDSMNFETDEALLTGESLPVAKDHNQIYSAGEDVGVGDRLNMAFTSSTVSKGRATGVVVGTGMNTEIGKIADALRGAAKAQKIRDVKRNAYGKALPHHYVQAGALTIWDKINNFLGTNKGTPLQRRLSQLAVALFFVAVLFAVIVFLSNNWTDNEVIIYAVATGVSMIPASLTAVLTITMAMGSKAMVKKNVIVRKLESLEALGSINDICSDKTGTLTQGKMVVRKAWVPASGTYSVSETNEPFNPTLGEVSVNNVEPRDAKASRNSGEGEVVARSGKSDKVKGNDRFEDFMNVASLCNLATVFKDKETHAWTAHGDPTECAIQTFVTRFAWGRLKLTKGTDADKEVTEKDRTAAKWTQITEYPFDSSVKRMAVTYVNNQAQESYAMMKGAVERVLESCTSAQTAEGKIDLDEKFEKRVLENMEALASQGLRVLALAHRKLTEAEKELDEELEREDVEANMTFLGLVGLYDPPRPETAGAVRKCKEAGITVRMLTGDHPGTAKAIAVDVGIVPRNTTRFSKAELDSMVMTAAQFDKLSEDEIDALPQLPLVIARCAPQTKVRMIEALHRRGKFCAMTGDGVNDSPSLKMSDVGIAMGMNGSDVAKDASDIVLVDDNSIGNAIEEGRRMADNISKFVCHLLAQNVAQASVLLIGLAFKDETGLSVFPLSPVEILYIIMVTSGFPAMGLGMEKASMDVMKRKPRSNKWGIFSPEMLIDLAVYGLWMAVLCLATFTLVEFGWGNGELGINCNSEYSPPCDLVFRARASTFAVMTWFSLLLAWEVVDTRRSFFNMRNDGQWYNQWFKDTWGKNKFLFLCVVLGFFSVFPITYIPGLNDIVFLHTGISWEWGIIFVCTGLFVGGIEAYKWGKRVYFRRTQVDNAKLVDEEQQVQDGEVAEEKPDGNHSKNMMPAPTTSTEKTMV